GGTAAAGAAGCAACTATCGATTTATTACAAGAATTAGCAAAAGCAGCTAATGCTATGGAAGCAGTTGTAGATGATGCTGAATTTATGGAACAAATTGCAACTGATTATTTAGCAACAACACGCAATGCGTTCTTTATCGGCCGTACAATTGATTACAACGTCAGTCTTGAAGGTGCCTTGAAACTAAAAGAAATTTCATATATTCAAGCTGAAGGTTTTGCAGGCGGCGAATTAAAACACGGTACAATTGCCTTGATTGAAGACAATACACCTGTTATTGCACTTGCAACTCAAGAAAATGTAAACTTATCTATCCGTGGTAATGTGAAAGAAGTTGCTGCACGTGGTGCACATACTTGCATTATTTCAATGGACGGTTTGAATAAAGCAGGAGACACTTATGTGATTCCTCAAATTAATGAATTGTTGACGCCACTCGTGTCAGTAGTACCATTACAATTAATTTCATACTATGCTGCGTTGCACCGTGGCTTAGACGTTGATAAACCACGTAACTTAGCTAAATCAGTTACTGTAGAATAATAATCGTTTTACAAACTGTCACTTTTCAACGAAGTGGCAGTTTTTTTATATATTACTAGGTTGCTAAAATACTGTTAAAATGCCATAATCAAGGCGATAACTAGAACTTGGAGGATAAGTAATGGATAACGTACAAGCGATATTTTTAGATATGGACGGAACAATACTGCAACACAATAATAAAGTATCAGATGAAACGGCTGAGATAATTAAAAAACTACGTCAAGTTGGATATAAAGTATTTATCGCAACAGGACGTTCTTTTGATGAAATTAAAAATCTAACACCAGAAGGATTTGAAATTGATGGTGTCATATCTTCAAATGGTACACGCGGTGATGCAGAAGGTAAAATGATTTTTGCACATAGTTTGACTTATAATGCAGTCCAACAAATTATTAAAGAAGCTAAAGCGCAACATATTTATTATGAAGTATTTCCGTTCAGCGGCAAGCGAATGATTTTAAATGAAGATTATGAGTGGATTACGAAGATGATAGAAGGAGATACCCCTCCTAACAATGTTAGCATCAGCGAGTGGAATTCACGTAAAACTGCACTCAATGGCAATGTTGATTGGGTTGATGAAATTCCTGAAACGAAATTTTCTAAGATTTATATGTTCACACCTGATTTAGAAAAAGTAACAAGCTTCAGAGAACACTTAATTGAAGAAAAAGATACATTGCAAATTTCTGTATCTAACTCTTCTCGTTACAATGCAGAAACTATGGCGGCTGGCATTGATAAGGGTACAGGTATAAAAGAAATGATCGAGTATTTTAATATTCCGCAATCAGCTACACTAGTGATAGGTGATAGTGATAACGACCGCTCAATGTTTGCTTTCGGACATTATACAGTTGCTATGAAAAATGCACGGCCTGAAATTCAAGCGCTCGCTAAAGATGTGACATCTTATGATAATGAAGAAAATGGGGCTGCACGCTATTTAGAAGAACATTTCTTAAAATAAAAAAAGAAGTCGGTGAAAACTTTTGAGGTTTCCACCGACTTTTTTGAGACTAGAATTATATCTTAGTCTATTTATTCAATTATTTTTTAAAATCATCTGAACGTTCATCAACATCTTTTTTCTTATTTTTTAAATGATCAAATGTTGAATCTGAATATTCTTCTTTAGTTTCTTTTAAATCTTCTTGTTTGCCGTCTGTGTTAAATTTTTCTTCAGCTTTATCTTTCGTTTCAGATGCTTTATTTGTAACATGATTCGTTTTATTGTCTTTATTGCTATCTTTTTCTTTAGCTTTTTTAGAACCTTTTACAGTAGCGGAACTTTCAACTACTTTATCTCCAATAGTAGTAGATTTCTGTTTACTTTCTGGGTGGAAGTGCTCTGTAGCTTTACTAAAGAATTGAACAATAGCCATTAAGTTTAAGTAGTAAACGACGATACGAATAACATACATAATTACAATCACAACATAAACTAATATTTTAGCTAAGTTTTGAGACATATGTTGCGTCGCAAGCACTACTAATTGTGGTATGGGTTCAGAGAAAATAATGACAATTAAGTTTAATAAAATTAAACCTAAGAATAATTTGAACCATGAATGACGACCATTTTTAAGAGATTTAAAGCTTTGTTTGACGTCTTTAAATGCTCCTGCTTGACGGTCTCTTAAATATGCAACAACATAAGCAATTACAATATAAGTAAAGAACCAAATAAACAGTGACGCGATTAATTTAGATATTGTCAAACCGATTAATTGAACGGTAATTAAAGCACCCATATTACCGCCTGTACCACTTTGCATACGAGATAGAATCGTGTGCATGAGGGCACTGAATAATTGGTTAACAACTGTTACTACAATGATGGTAATGAGCATTACTAACAGTGTAAACAATGCAAGTTTGACACTTTTTAGGTAGCTTCCTTTTTTGAAAGCAGTAAATACATCTGTTAAATGAACATCTTCTTTATGAATCGCTTTATAAACTACATTAATTGTACCAACTACTAATTGGAACCCTACAAATAAAAATATGAGCAATGGTATAATCAAGGCAATAATCAATGGTAGAGCTGCTTGGAACATTGGACCTTGATACATCATTGACATCATAAACATTTGCAGTGCCTGTTGCACGGGCATAAATGTAAATGCAACGATTAAAATGAATACAAAGAATGTTAAAATGCTGAAAAGAGCAGTTTTAGCATTTTGCGGCTTTGCATTCTTAAAAGCTTGTTTGTAAAATGTAAACAATGGCTTAGCACTCCTTTGATATGATATAAATACAATATCAAAAATTTGCTTGCATTCAAATTAAAAAACAAGTCAAATGTATATTATGTTACTTTTTAAGAATTTATAAACTGATATAAGGGTGATAAAAATGAAATTTGCAGTAATTACAGACATCCACGGAAATATGGATGCGTTATCAGCAGTGTTTAAAGATATTGATCGCAGAGGTGATATCGATCACATCTATAACTTAGGCGATGTGATAGGTATTGGTCACAATACAAATGAAGTGTTAGGAATTTTGACTGCCAGAGATGACGTAACTTCTATTGCCGGTAACCATGATGAAGCCATTATGTCTGTCATCAATGACACGCCTTATCCAGAAGATTTAAAAGACAAATTTTATGAGCATCATCACTGGGTAGCCGAGCATTTAAACCCTCAGTATTATGAATTTCTTAATGCATTGCCACGCGAATTCACCTTAGATTTGCTAGGTCAATCAGTATTAGGAATTCATTATGAAATTGAGAATAACAAATTAGAAGATACTATAGATCAAATTCCCTTCAGTCCGATTGTGGAACCGACAGCAGAACATATGAAAGAGTTATTTGCGGATAAAGAAGCGGATGTGATTTTATTCGGACATAATCATACATTACATCACTTCATCAACGAGGATACAGTTTATTTTAATCCAGGTTCAGTGGGACTTAATCGTGCACCTTACACTGTATATGGTATTGTAACGATTACGCCGGAACATTCTAATATAGAACAAGTTCGTGTCGCTTATGATAATACACGTTTCATAGATGGCTTTGAGGAAAAAGAAGTGCCAGGCAGAGCGCTGATCTTTGATAAGTTTATACAATAATGAAAAAGATCGTTGCTTCATCATCCTACACAGGGTGGGGGGAAGCAACGATCTTTTTATTGAGCGACCGTAATATGATCGCATAAAGTTTTCGTACTATGATTGTTATCTTTAGATTCTAACTGTACTGTCATATGGTGAATATTTAAAGCGTTTAACCGATCTTCGATACGGTGTAATAATTGCTCGCATTCTTCGATTGTCATTGTATCTTGAACGACAGCGTGACAACTAAAAGCATTTAGATCATTAGAAATCGTCCACACGTGACAATCATGGACATTTTGAATTTCTTTTTCCTCTAGAACTGTGTTAATGACTTCATCGATATTAATATCTTTAGGCGTACCTTCCATCAAGATAGTTAAGGACTCTTTGATTAAACCATAACTGCTACGTAATAACAGTACAGATACCAACATACTGGCAATAGGATCTGCCAATGTGAAATTAAAGGCCCAAATTAACAGTGCTGCCACAATCGCACCTACAGAACCGAGTAAATCTCCAAGCACGTGCAAGAAAGCACCGCGCATATTGATATTATGATGTGTATCTCCACCGTGCATCATTAACCACGCCACTACAATATTGACAATTAAACCTATTACACTGATGGTTAACATTTCAGTAGACATGACTGCTGGGGGCGCAGAGATTCTGCGTATAGCTTCGATTACGATACCGATACTGATAACTAGAAGCAATACACCGTTAAAGAGTGCCGCTAATATTTCAAAGCGTTTGTAGCCGAAAGTCATTTCTGTTGTAGCATGACGTTCCGCATATTTAAATGCAAAGAGTGCGAGTCCTAATGAAAAGGTATCACTTAACATATGTACGCCATCAGATAACAAAGCTAAACTGTTGGCAACATAGCCGCCAATAAGTTCGACTACCATGAAAATGCTAATAATAGCAAATGAAATTGCAAGCACACGTTTATTATCAGTATGGACATGATGATGGTGATGAGCGTGATGATGATTTGAATGACTCATAATATAGCTTCCTTTCTAATACTCTATTGTACAGGGTGCTCTGCGTGATGGATTGCCTGATTTAATAAGGTCACGACATGAGCATCATTCAGCATATAGATTTTTGATTGACCTTGACGTTCTGATTTAACGAGTTCAGCATTTCTCAGTATTTTCAACTGATGAGATACATTTGACTGTGAAAGTTCTAAGGTGTGTGTGATATGACCCACACTGCAAGGCCCTTGTTCTAGTAAGTGCATAATTCTGATACGGTTGGGTTCACTTAATGCTTTGAAAATGTCTGTTACATTGGCGAGCGTGCTCGATTTGAGTTCCTGATGGGGCATAAGAATTCTCCTTCTCATTAATATATGAACATTTATTCATGTATTAATATATCTCTATTTTAAACTGAAGTCAATCATTTGAGAGGAGGTACTTGAAGTTTAATGCAAGATGGCACAGGGAACTAAATCAATATATAATATTCTATAATCGAGGAGTGATGGATTTGAGTATTCTAGTATTAGGCGCTAATGGCGGTGTCGGTAAACAAATCGTTTCAAAATTAAAAGAAGATAATAAAGAAGTTGCAGCAGCTTATCGTAAAAATGATCAAGTAGACAAAGCAGTCGGTGAAGGATACGATGCCAGAAATATAGATGTAGAAAGACACAAAATTGATGAATTAGCTGACAAATTTAAAGATTTTGATCAAGTCGTATTCTCAGTAGGCTCAGGAGGCAGTACAGGAGATGACAAAACAATTATCGTTGACTTAGATGGAGCTGTAAAAGCAATCGAAGCCAGTAAAAAAGCAGGCGTCAAACATTTTGTAATGGTTTCAACATACGATTCCAATCGTGAAGCATTCGACAGTGTTCCAGAATTGAAACCTTATACAATTGCAAAACATTATGCTGATGAGCATTTACGCAATTCAGGCTTATTCCACACAATTGTACATCCTGGTGCTTTAGAAAATGGCCCTGGTACGGGCAACGTGGATATCGCTGAACATTTTGACGGTGGCGGTTCTGTACCACGTGAGGATGTCGCTTCTGTAATTGTAGA
Above is a genomic segment from Staphylococcus piscifermentans containing:
- the czrB gene encoding CDF family zinc efflux transporter CzrB, whose product is MSHSNHHHAHHHHHVHTDNKRVLAISFAIISIFMVVELIGGYVANSLALLSDGVHMLSDTFSLGLALFAFKYAERHATTEMTFGYKRFEILAALFNGVLLLVISIGIVIEAIRRISAPPAVMSTEMLTISVIGLIVNIVVAWLMMHGGDTHHNINMRGAFLHVLGDLLGSVGAIVAALLIWAFNFTLADPIASMLVSVLLLRSSYGLIKESLTILMEGTPKDINIDEVINTVLEEKEIQNVHDCHVWTISNDLNAFSCHAVVQDTMTIEECEQLLHRIEDRLNALNIHHMTVQLESKDNNHSTKTLCDHITVAQ
- a CDS encoding ArsR/SmtB family transcription factor, which encodes MPHQELKSSTLANVTDIFKALSEPNRIRIMHLLEQGPCSVGHITHTLELSQSNVSHQLKILRNAELVKSERQGQSKIYMLNDAHVVTLLNQAIHHAEHPVQ
- a CDS encoding SDR family oxidoreductase translates to MSILVLGANGGVGKQIVSKLKEDNKEVAAAYRKNDQVDKAVGEGYDARNIDVERHKIDELADKFKDFDQVVFSVGSGGSTGDDKTIIVDLDGAVKAIEASKKAGVKHFVMVSTYDSNREAFDSVPELKPYTIAKHYADEHLRNSGLFHTIVHPGALENGPGTGNVDIAEHFDGGGSVPREDVASVIVDVLENEKFQGGEFQVISGSEPISDALENYYKNHQ
- a CDS encoding metallophosphoesterase family protein, with product MKFAVITDIHGNMDALSAVFKDIDRRGDIDHIYNLGDVIGIGHNTNEVLGILTARDDVTSIAGNHDEAIMSVINDTPYPEDLKDKFYEHHHWVAEHLNPQYYEFLNALPREFTLDLLGQSVLGIHYEIENNKLEDTIDQIPFSPIVEPTAEHMKELFADKEADVILFGHNHTLHHFINEDTVYFNPGSVGLNRAPYTVYGIVTITPEHSNIEQVRVAYDNTRFIDGFEEKEVPGRALIFDKFIQ
- a CDS encoding HAD family hydrolase; the protein is MDNVQAIFLDMDGTILQHNNKVSDETAEIIKKLRQVGYKVFIATGRSFDEIKNLTPEGFEIDGVISSNGTRGDAEGKMIFAHSLTYNAVQQIIKEAKAQHIYYEVFPFSGKRMILNEDYEWITKMIEGDTPPNNVSISEWNSRKTALNGNVDWVDEIPETKFSKIYMFTPDLEKVTSFREHLIEEKDTLQISVSNSSRYNAETMAAGIDKGTGIKEMIEYFNIPQSATLVIGDSDNDRSMFAFGHYTVAMKNARPEIQALAKDVTSYDNEENGAARYLEEHFLK